One Hordeum vulgare subsp. vulgare chromosome 4H, MorexV3_pseudomolecules_assembly, whole genome shotgun sequence DNA window includes the following coding sequences:
- the LOC123447093 gene encoding cytochrome P450 716A1-like, which translates to MAYSILLGLVLALLVAAVVQLLHKNFYRLYYAAYNLPPGNLGVPFIGSTFSLLRAFRSNTDEQWFRDRIKKYGPVSTMSLLGSPTVLLAGPAANHFIFSNDGLILTQTGALRALVGRSVLTLTGNELKLVRAALQGYLKPEMVRRYVCKIDHEVRSHIELNWVGRDSVTVLPTARRLFLAIICSVVLGQESATIKEGLCTDFVTLGKAILSFPLNIPFTRFNKGMAASAKIRKVITNIAHKREKSLLQEANATSDDDFISYMLILRSQGAHSLTLEDIVDNAMGLIVGAHETTSALITFMIRYLSSEPDILDKVTREQDEIARNKNPEDALTWDDVAKMKYTWKVAMETLRTIPPVFGSFRTTTKDIEYQGYHIPKGWKVFAAQSVTHMDSQFFHEPNKFNPSRFDKSSPPYSYMPFGGGPRMCPGNVFARVETMVAMHYLVRQFRWEITCQKETYKRDPKPTPILGLPIKLKLRPLAQNS; encoded by the exons ATGGCTTACTCCATTCTCCTCGGGCTAGTACTTGCTTTGCTTGTAGCTGCAGTTGTCCAACTCCTTCACAAAAACTTCTACAGGCTCTACTACGCAGCCTACAACCTGCCTCCGGGTAATCTGGGCGTGCCGTTCATCGGCAGCACTTTCTCCCTGCTCCGCGCCTTCCGCAGCAACACCGACGAACAATGGTTTCGAGACCGGATCAAGAAGTACGGACCGGTCTCTACCATGTCGTTGCTGGGGTCGCCGACGGTGCTACTTGCCGGACCGGCGGCAAACCATTTCATATTCAGCAACGACGGCCTCATCTTGACGCAGACAGGTGCGCTGAGAGCCCTCGTCGGCCGGTCGGTACTGACACTCACGGGCAACGAGCTGAAGCTGGTCCGCGCCGCACTGCAGGGCTACTTGAAGCCAGAGATGGTGAGAAGATACGTCTGCAAGATAGACCACGAGGTCCGGAGCCACATCGAGCTAAACTGGGTCGGTCGTGACTCTGTCACG GTCCTGCCAACGGCTAGGAGACTTTTTCTTGCTATTATATGTTCAGTTGTGTTAGGCCAAGAGTCAGCTACcatcaaagaaggtctttgcactgattttgttactcttgggaaGGCTATATTGTCATTTCCGCTGAATATACCATTCACCCGGTTCAACAAAGGTATGGCTGCAAGTGCCAAGATACGAAAGGTTATCACTAATATTGCCCACAAAAGGGAAAAGTCGCTGCTGCAGGAAGCAAATGCCACTTCTGATGATGATTTCATCAGCTATATGCTCATTCTCCGGTCTCAAGGTGCGCACTCCCTTACTCTGGAAGACATTGTGGACAACGCGATGGGTCTCATTGTTGGGGCGCACGAGACGACTTCTGCTCTTATCACTTTCATGATCCGGTACCTCTCTAGTGAGCCAGATATCCTTGACAAAGTTACTAGAG AACAAGATGAGATTGCACGGAATAAAAACCCAGAGGATGCTCTAACTTGGGATGATGTTGCAAAGATGAAGTATACGTGGAAAGTGGCAATGGAGACACTAAGAACAATTCCTCCAGTTTTTGGGAGCTTCCGAACAACTACCAAAGACATTGAATACCAGGGCTACCATATCCCTAAAGGGTGGAAA GTCTTCGCCGCGCAAAGTGTCACTCATATGGATTCACAATTCTTCCACGAGCCTAACAAATTCAATCCTTCTCGGTTTGACAAATCTTCCCCTCCGTACAGCTACATGCCATTTGGAGGGGGTCCAAGAATGTGCCCTGGAAATGTCTTTGCAAGGGTAGAAACTATGGTGGCCATGCACTATCTGGTAAGGCAGTTCAGGTGGGAAATAACCTGTCAAAAGGAAACCTATAAGAGGGATCCAAAGCCGACGCCCATACTTGGACTTCCAATTAAACTCAAGTTGAGACCCCTTGCCCAAAATAGTTAA